A single Candidatus Niyogibacteria bacterium DNA region contains:
- a CDS encoding site-specific DNA-methyltransferase — translation MQSYYEKPKFKLYHANCLDLLAELTKNSVDMVFADPPYNLSNGGITVHAGRMVSVNKGDWDKSKGFKDDYDFHYKWMEACRRVLKPHGTLWVSGTYHSIYQCGHALQSLGYHILNDVVWFKPNASPNLSCRYFTASHETLIWARKDKKAKHIFNYDLMKNGNWSEDQLKKPGLQMRSVWAMGTPKTVEKKFGKHPTQKPEDLLKRIVLASTNKGDLILDPFTGSSTTGIAAYLLGRHFIGVDTKPKYLDVSIKRFEELDRNLKNKFAKKV, via the coding sequence ATGCAATCATATTATGAAAAACCAAAATTTAAGCTCTACCATGCCAACTGCTTGGACTTGTTAGCTGAACTTACCAAAAACTCGGTTGATATGGTCTTTGCCGATCCTCCTTACAATCTCTCAAACGGAGGCATTACGGTTCACGCTGGACGAATGGTTAGCGTCAACAAAGGAGATTGGGACAAGAGCAAGGGCTTTAAAGATGATTACGATTTTCACTACAAATGGATGGAGGCGTGCCGTAGAGTTTTGAAGCCTCATGGCACTCTTTGGGTTAGCGGCACTTATCATTCAATCTATCAATGCGGTCATGCCCTGCAATCGCTTGGATACCACATCCTCAATGATGTTGTTTGGTTCAAGCCGAATGCATCGCCAAATTTAAGTTGTCGTTATTTCACCGCGAGCCACGAAACTTTGATTTGGGCGCGTAAAGATAAAAAGGCAAAACATATTTTCAATTACGATTTAATGAAAAACGGCAATTGGTCAGAAGATCAGCTAAAGAAACCTGGTTTGCAAATGCGTTCAGTTTGGGCCATGGGTACGCCGAAAACCGTAGAAAAGAAATTCGGTAAGCACCCAACACAAAAGCCGGAGGATTTGCTAAAAAGAATTGTTCTTGCTTCAACTAACAAAGGCGACTTAATTCTTGATCCGTTTACCGGAAGTTCAACAACTGGAATTGCCGCCTATCTTTTGGGGCGACACTTTATTGGCGTTGATACTAAACCGAAGTATTTGGATGTATCAATAAAGCGATTTGAAGAATTGGATCGCAATTTGAAAAATAAATTTGCTAAAAAAGTATGA